The following proteins are co-located in the Nonlabens ponticola genome:
- a CDS encoding CotH kinase family protein: MNINFEIHGTIRDLESRKEPLPYLFMKLPRLLTFLLAIVITSLCTAQTAMIEQTLVVPQGYFQVDEEHQIILANMPIADINEQVNFVLLEEDIYTLVDTQESINTRTAYEVTKEDETYTLFFTALPIISIESNSRIDDEPKVPATLHYADSTQQFTSYIGIELRGRSSRIYSKKTYDLEFWEDVAGDDTRDVALDGLREDDDYILDAIYNEPLRLRSHISHQLWLDLHQPYYLDQEPEAKSGADVRFVEVFLNNQYQGVFNLSEQIDRKQLKLKKFKKSKQVIRGELFQGDNWGDATVLYKATDYDNDKRDWNGFILKYPQDTTDWSNLHQMVSTATAKNQELFEDNIWQQFNYDNFIDYFIFVNVVRATDNTGKNIYVARYDNDQPYFYVPWDLDGVFGTQYYGKVDNITDDVLGNSLQNRLMRESSSKFKKDLETRWKELRKNLLSTPNLIKLFEDKYNYLNDHKIYERESMVQEEFDSHQLQLEYIKSWTNRRMDYLDTVFIQN; this comes from the coding sequence ATGAATATTAATTTTGAAATTCATGGTACAATCCGTGACTTAGAATCTAGAAAAGAGCCACTACCCTATTTATTTATGAAGCTACCACGATTACTTACCTTTTTACTTGCTATAGTTATTACATCGCTCTGCACTGCTCAAACAGCAATGATCGAGCAAACGCTTGTCGTACCGCAAGGATATTTTCAAGTTGATGAGGAACACCAGATTATACTGGCAAACATGCCAATAGCTGATATCAATGAACAAGTAAACTTTGTACTTCTAGAAGAAGATATTTACACGCTAGTAGACACTCAAGAATCCATCAATACGAGAACGGCTTATGAGGTTACCAAAGAAGATGAAACCTACACGTTATTTTTCACCGCATTGCCTATTATAAGCATTGAAAGCAACTCCAGAATTGATGATGAGCCTAAAGTGCCGGCAACGCTACATTATGCCGATTCCACCCAACAATTCACCTCGTATATAGGTATAGAATTGCGTGGTAGATCGAGCCGTATCTATTCTAAAAAGACTTATGACCTAGAATTTTGGGAAGATGTTGCTGGTGATGATACTCGTGATGTCGCACTCGACGGATTGAGAGAAGATGACGATTATATTTTGGACGCCATTTATAATGAACCGTTGAGATTGCGCAGTCATATATCGCATCAACTATGGCTTGATCTCCACCAACCTTATTACCTAGATCAAGAACCAGAAGCCAAGTCAGGTGCAGACGTAAGATTCGTCGAAGTGTTTTTAAACAACCAATATCAAGGTGTTTTCAATCTGTCTGAACAAATCGACCGCAAACAACTAAAGCTTAAAAAGTTCAAGAAATCAAAGCAGGTCATCCGTGGTGAATTATTTCAGGGTGATAATTGGGGTGATGCAACCGTTCTATATAAAGCAACAGATTATGATAATGACAAGCGCGACTGGAACGGCTTTATCTTGAAGTATCCGCAGGATACGACAGACTGGAGCAATTTGCATCAAATGGTTTCCACAGCGACAGCTAAGAATCAAGAATTATTTGAAGACAATATCTGGCAGCAATTTAATTACGATAACTTTATCGACTACTTCATTTTTGTCAACGTGGTAAGAGCGACAGATAACACAGGAAAAAATATCTATGTTGCTCGATACGATAACGATCAGCCCTACTTCTATGTGCCATGGGATCTCGATGGTGTTTTTGGAACACAGTACTACGGGAAAGTAGATAATATCACAGATGATGTTCTTGGCAACTCTTTGCAAAATCGATTGATGCGTGAATCGTCATCAAAATTTAAGAAAGACCTTGAAACTCGCTGGAAAGAGTTGCGCAAGAATCTCTTATCAACGCCGAATCTTATCAAACTTTTTGAAGACAAGTATAATTACCTCAACGATCATAAAATTTATGAGCGTGAATCAATGGTCCAGGAAGAATTTGACAGCCACCAATTACAGCTGGAATACATCAAAAGCTGGACAAATAGAAGAATGGATTACCTAGATACCGTTTTTATTCAGAACTAA
- the cmk gene encoding (d)CMP kinase, with product MSNKINIAIDGHSSTGKSTSARRLAHELGYLFVDTGAMYRAISYFALRENLITDQQLNTEKLIEELPGISINFQRNPETHINEVYLNGENVEKEIRTLEVSNVVSIIASVSEVRAKLVEQQQAMGKNKGLVMDGRDIGTVVFPDAELKVFMTAAADVRAQRRYDELKERGDDVDYQQVLENVLERDEIDSTREDSPLRQADDAMLLDTSTMNREQQFEQLMHWANQAILQAAQ from the coding sequence ATGAGTAATAAGATTAACATTGCAATTGACGGCCATTCAAGTACGGGAAAAAGTACCAGCGCCAGGCGACTGGCTCATGAATTGGGTTACCTGTTTGTGGATACAGGCGCGATGTATAGGGCGATATCTTATTTTGCTTTACGCGAAAACTTAATTACCGACCAGCAATTAAACACTGAAAAGCTCATAGAAGAATTGCCAGGTATTTCAATAAATTTTCAACGTAACCCTGAAACTCATATCAATGAAGTTTACCTCAATGGTGAGAACGTGGAGAAGGAAATTCGCACTCTCGAGGTAAGCAACGTTGTCAGTATCATAGCATCAGTAAGCGAGGTGCGTGCCAAACTGGTCGAGCAACAACAAGCCATGGGCAAGAATAAAGGTCTAGTAATGGATGGTCGTGATATAGGCACCGTAGTCTTCCCAGATGCAGAGCTTAAGGTATTTATGACTGCAGCCGCAGATGTACGCGCGCAACGTCGATATGATGAATTGAAAGAACGTGGTGATGATGTGGATTACCAGCAAGTGCTAGAAAATGTTTTAGAGCGTGATGAGATTGATTCTACTAGAGAAGATAGTCCATTACGTCAGGCAGATGATGCCATGCTACTTGATACCAGCACCATGAATCGAGAGCAGCAGTTCGAACAATTGATGCATTGGGCTAATCAGGCAATATTACAGGCGGCGCAGTAG
- a CDS encoding glycosyltransferase produces MKKIAVILPCYNESNLIHKFNHKIVEHLEHLSYKFDLLYVNDGSIDDTVKYIKSITCKASNINIKLLDLTYNVGHQSAIYQGLLYSSNKPYDNVLIMDSDGEDDPNAISTILDHSDHDIVQVSRGKRSESLVFKLLYKIYKLIFYFLIGKKIDYGNFSLIKPRLVAAAVDNSFIHLGAFLDNQKGTKGKVKWNRSKRLDGQSKMSFTNLFYHGISSLTENAQSLLFFFIRLSILILIGIIVLSVTIIYKKYILNIAILGWSSTLLSNLLNSLLICIGFFVMGSLQLNLLSKQGKKRREKIFIPHTIVENWKDN; encoded by the coding sequence ATGAAGAAAATTGCAGTGATCCTGCCATGTTATAATGAGAGCAATTTAATACATAAATTCAATCATAAAATAGTTGAGCATCTAGAGCACCTGTCCTACAAATTTGATTTACTTTACGTCAACGATGGTTCTATAGACGACACGGTTAAATATATAAAATCCATTACATGCAAAGCCTCAAATATTAACATCAAATTGCTGGACCTAACCTACAATGTAGGCCACCAATCAGCCATATATCAAGGGCTACTTTATAGCAGCAATAAACCCTATGATAATGTTCTAATAATGGATTCAGATGGTGAAGATGATCCCAATGCTATCTCGACCATTCTAGATCATAGCGACCATGATATCGTACAGGTAAGTCGCGGGAAAAGAAGTGAATCGCTAGTTTTCAAACTGTTGTATAAGATTTATAAACTGATCTTTTATTTCCTCATCGGCAAAAAAATAGATTATGGTAATTTTTCCCTAATTAAACCACGACTGGTAGCTGCTGCTGTCGATAATTCTTTTATACATCTAGGGGCTTTTCTAGATAATCAAAAAGGCACTAAAGGTAAAGTGAAATGGAATCGAAGTAAAAGACTAGACGGTCAATCAAAAATGAGTTTCACTAATCTTTTCTACCATGGTATTAGCTCGTTGACCGAAAATGCTCAGAGCTTACTATTCTTTTTTATAAGATTATCAATTTTGATATTGATAGGTATTATTGTGCTTTCGGTTACTATTATTTATAAAAAATACATTTTGAATATAGCCATTCTAGGATGGTCTAGTACCCTATTATCCAATTTGCTCAATTCTCTATTGATATGTATTGGATTTTTTGTGATGGGATCACTCCAGCTTAATTTATTGAGCAAGCAAGGAAAAAAGCGCCGTGAAAAAATCTTCATACCGCACACCATTGTTGAAAATTGGAAAGACAATTAG
- a CDS encoding alkyl hydroperoxide reductase gives MSEKSMSLTLKLAAIYNILWGAWVVIFPDMFWDLVGMERLNQPMVWQGMGMVIGVYGLGYWWASYNPMRHWPIVAVGMLGKIFGPLGFVFNHAQGKVPFEFIYTLITNDFIWWIPFFLILKKVHTDYQWKLN, from the coding sequence ATGAGTGAAAAAAGCATGAGTTTGACATTAAAACTAGCAGCCATCTACAACATTTTATGGGGCGCATGGGTAGTGATCTTTCCTGATATGTTTTGGGATCTTGTGGGCATGGAGCGACTCAACCAACCTATGGTCTGGCAAGGAATGGGAATGGTGATTGGTGTTTATGGATTAGGATACTGGTGGGCAAGCTATAACCCGATGAGGCACTGGCCTATTGTCGCGGTTGGTATGCTGGGTAAAATCTTTGGGCCGCTAGGGTTTGTATTCAACCATGCGCAAGGCAAGGTTCCGTTTGAATTTATCTATACCTTGATTACCAACGATTTTATCTGGTGGATACCGTTTTTCTTGATTTTGAAAAAGGTGCATACTGATTATCAATGGAAGCTCAACTAG
- the rpsA gene encoding 30S ribosomal protein S1 codes for MAEETTKQELEAAQDGVTQEQVQEQVEKATPVTISEAQKNPTEFLDTFDWERYSEGIEKVDEDQLKAFEKLVAENFVDTIDNDVIEGTVIKITDRDAIIDINAKSEGVISLNEFRYNQNLKEGDKVEVLVDVREDATGQLVLSHRKARLIKAWERVNNAHDTGEIVNGYVKCRTKGGMIVDVFGIEAFLPGSQIDVKPIRDYDAYVDKSMEFKVVKINHEFKNVVVSHKALIEADIEEQKKEIISRLEKGQVLEGVVKNITSYGVFVDLGGVDGLVHITDLSWSRINHPNEVVELDQTLNVVILDFDEDKSRIQLGMKQLEAHPWEALSDKIKPGDKVKGKVVVIADYGAFVEVEEGVEGLVHVSEMSWSTHLRSAGDFVKVGDIIDAEVLTIDREDRKMSLGMKQLSQDPWTDITTKYPVGSRHTGIVRNFTNFGVFVELEEGVDGLIYISDLSWTKKVKHPSEFCAVGDKLDVVVLELDVNGRKLSLGHKQTKDNPWDKYEAEFGLGTTHEVEITDMVDKGAVVTFNDDITVFIPSRHLEKEDGTKLKKGETAKIEIIEFNKEFKRVVGSHMVIHKEEEAKIVKQAAKQQQEAEKPTLGDANSKLQALKDQMEGKVKAAPAKKKSKKAAKEEE; via the coding sequence ATGGCTGAAGAAACAACAAAACAAGAACTAGAGGCAGCACAAGATGGTGTTACTCAAGAACAAGTTCAAGAGCAGGTAGAAAAGGCGACACCAGTCACCATTTCTGAAGCACAAAAAAATCCTACTGAATTCCTAGACACTTTTGACTGGGAACGTTACAGTGAAGGTATCGAGAAAGTAGACGAAGATCAACTTAAGGCTTTTGAAAAGCTAGTAGCTGAAAACTTTGTAGACACTATTGATAACGATGTGATTGAGGGTACCGTGATCAAAATCACTGATCGTGATGCTATCATCGACATCAATGCAAAATCTGAAGGTGTAATCTCACTCAACGAGTTCCGTTACAACCAGAACCTTAAAGAAGGTGATAAGGTTGAGGTATTGGTTGATGTACGTGAAGACGCCACAGGTCAACTAGTATTGTCTCACCGTAAAGCACGCTTGATCAAAGCATGGGAACGTGTAAACAATGCACATGACACTGGCGAGATCGTAAATGGTTATGTAAAATGTCGTACCAAAGGTGGTATGATCGTTGACGTTTTTGGAATTGAGGCATTCTTGCCAGGATCCCAAATTGACGTTAAACCTATCCGTGATTATGATGCATACGTTGACAAGAGCATGGAATTCAAGGTGGTGAAAATTAACCACGAGTTCAAGAATGTTGTTGTATCGCACAAAGCGCTTATCGAGGCAGATATTGAAGAGCAGAAAAAAGAAATCATCTCTCGTCTAGAGAAAGGACAAGTATTGGAAGGTGTTGTGAAGAACATCACTTCTTACGGTGTGTTTGTTGATCTAGGTGGTGTTGATGGACTGGTACACATTACTGACCTATCATGGTCACGTATCAACCACCCTAATGAGGTGGTAGAACTAGACCAGACGCTTAATGTGGTAATCCTTGACTTTGATGAAGATAAGTCACGTATCCAGTTAGGTATGAAGCAACTAGAGGCTCACCCATGGGAAGCGCTATCTGACAAGATCAAACCAGGCGATAAAGTCAAAGGTAAGGTTGTTGTCATCGCAGACTACGGTGCGTTTGTAGAGGTAGAAGAAGGTGTTGAAGGACTCGTTCACGTATCTGAAATGTCATGGTCAACGCACTTGAGAAGTGCTGGTGACTTTGTAAAAGTAGGTGACATCATCGATGCAGAGGTTCTTACTATTGATAGAGAAGACCGCAAGATGTCTCTTGGTATGAAGCAGCTATCACAAGATCCATGGACTGATATCACAACTAAGTATCCTGTTGGTTCACGCCACACAGGTATCGTTAGAAACTTCACCAACTTTGGTGTGTTTGTAGAGCTTGAAGAAGGCGTTGATGGATTGATCTACATCTCTGACCTATCATGGACTAAGAAAGTGAAGCACCCATCAGAATTCTGTGCGGTAGGTGACAAGCTTGATGTAGTAGTTCTTGAACTAGATGTTAATGGTCGCAAGTTGTCTCTAGGACACAAGCAGACTAAGGATAACCCATGGGATAAGTATGAGGCTGAATTTGGTCTAGGAACAACTCACGAGGTTGAGATTACTGATATGGTTGATAAGGGTGCAGTTGTAACTTTCAACGACGATATCACAGTATTCATTCCTTCACGTCACCTTGAGAAAGAAGACGGAACTAAATTGAAGAAAGGTGAGACTGCTAAGATCGAGATCATCGAGTTCAATAAGGAATTCAAACGTGTAGTTGGATCACATATGGTAATCCACAAAGAAGAAGAAGCAAAAATCGTTAAGCAAGCGGCTAAGCAGCAACAAGAAGCTGAAAAGCCAACGCTAGGTGATGCTAATTCTAAACTACAAGCATTGAAAGATCAAATGGAAGGTAAAGTGAAAGCTGCACCAGCCAAGAAGAAGTCTAAGAAAGCAGCAAAAGAAGAAGAGTAA
- a CDS encoding S1 RNA-binding domain-containing protein: protein MNLKQGDKVHLTIQNETPLGYNVIIENEHEGLLYHDEVFEAIEEGMEGIGFIKNIRPDGKIDISMRPQGFLKVIDADVNTILQRLKDSPSGFLMVTDKSSPDIIRSEFAMSKKAFKKAIGHLYRERIIEIQKDRIVLANTVT from the coding sequence ATGAACCTAAAACAAGGAGACAAAGTACATCTTACCATACAAAATGAAACGCCGCTAGGATACAACGTAATCATTGAAAATGAGCATGAAGGATTGCTATATCACGACGAGGTTTTTGAAGCCATAGAAGAAGGTATGGAAGGCATAGGTTTTATTAAAAATATAAGACCTGATGGCAAGATTGATATATCGATGCGACCGCAAGGATTTCTTAAGGTCATCGATGCAGACGTCAATACCATACTGCAACGTCTCAAGGATAGCCCGAGTGGTTTCCTAATGGTGACTGACAAGAGCTCGCCAGACATTATAAGATCAGAGTTTGCCATGAGTAAAAAGGCATTTAAAAAAGCTATTGGACATTTATACAGAGAGCGAATTATTGAAATTCAAAAGGATAGGATTGTCCTAGCTAATACTGTTACTTAA
- a CDS encoding type B 50S ribosomal protein L31: MQKEIHPQDYRLVAFKDMSNEEVFITKSTANSKETIDVDGTEYPLIKLEISRTSHPFYTGQTKLIDTAGRIDKFKNKYKKFKK; the protein is encoded by the coding sequence ATGCAAAAAGAAATTCACCCACAGGATTATAGACTAGTCGCTTTTAAAGACATGTCTAACGAAGAGGTTTTTATAACAAAGTCCACCGCCAATAGTAAAGAAACTATCGATGTTGATGGCACAGAGTATCCACTTATCAAATTGGAGATCTCAAGAACATCACACCCTTTTTACACTGGGCAGACAAAACTTATCGATACTGCTGGTCGTATTGACAAGTTCAAGAACAAATACAAGAAGTTCAAGAAGTAA
- a CDS encoding ArnT family glycosyltransferase: MKKQTIAYLAISIGLLIILFVVTMLRQQLPFWDEAYYLENLVLLENLGFTREFLLAYKGPAGPTYAWIHYILSPLTNLQTPYVRIVNTIFLALTVFVIYLTARTIDPSSKNNEVIALSAMSIPTVYTIAGMALTEMFSVFFLSVFIYLITYVYVKRKNLWILAVVAGIALSLAILGRQPLLMVLLALPIFFVSYEKKVILNQPFKRYGLFIGVTVLAALILPIFVFSIWGNIQPAAEASTGVGFEPKHLVLALGYSALHLCFINPTYFNFSKDISSWFELAGVLVVSVILNVFLLKVSFNPFAVIVSKILPEDLMSLYSIACGSLLASLGILFLYYFLKKQLTSYDKMSAFLSLGFLLIIATSIKVTHQFSARYVAQAFPLLILAAHYKREKLKTIHIITLVIGGILGMISLDNYFVD, encoded by the coding sequence ATGAAAAAACAAACTATCGCTTACCTAGCCATATCCATAGGACTTCTAATCATTCTTTTTGTAGTTACAATGCTACGTCAACAGCTACCGTTCTGGGATGAGGCTTATTACCTTGAGAATTTAGTTCTACTAGAGAATTTAGGGTTTACTAGAGAGTTTCTCTTGGCATATAAAGGTCCAGCAGGACCTACCTATGCCTGGATTCATTATATTTTAAGTCCGTTGACAAATTTGCAGACGCCCTATGTAAGAATCGTGAATACAATTTTTCTAGCGCTTACAGTTTTTGTCATTTATCTAACTGCCAGAACAATTGATCCTTCCAGTAAGAACAACGAGGTGATAGCTCTATCGGCTATGTCGATACCTACCGTATATACTATCGCAGGGATGGCATTGACTGAAATGTTTTCGGTTTTCTTTCTTTCAGTCTTTATTTACTTGATCACCTATGTTTATGTAAAACGTAAGAACTTATGGATCCTTGCTGTCGTCGCTGGAATAGCATTGTCCTTGGCGATTTTAGGCAGACAACCATTACTTATGGTACTGCTTGCCTTACCGATTTTCTTTGTCAGTTATGAAAAGAAAGTTATTTTAAATCAACCGTTTAAGCGATATGGCCTATTTATCGGTGTGACCGTACTTGCGGCTCTAATACTTCCGATTTTTGTATTTAGCATTTGGGGAAATATACAACCAGCTGCAGAAGCTTCTACAGGCGTGGGCTTTGAACCTAAGCACCTGGTACTAGCATTAGGCTATTCTGCATTGCACTTATGCTTCATAAACCCCACTTACTTCAATTTTTCCAAAGATATTTCAAGCTGGTTTGAACTGGCAGGAGTGCTCGTAGTATCTGTAATACTCAACGTGTTTCTTTTGAAAGTAAGTTTCAACCCATTTGCGGTGATCGTATCAAAAATTTTACCTGAAGACTTAATGTCACTTTATAGCATAGCGTGTGGTAGTTTACTAGCTTCCTTAGGCATACTTTTCCTTTACTATTTCCTTAAAAAGCAACTTACCTCTTATGATAAAATGAGTGCATTTTTAAGCCTTGGTTTTTTGCTCATTATTGCCACATCGATAAAAGTGACACATCAATTCTCAGCGCGATATGTTGCACAAGCGTTCCCGTTGCTCATTCTAGCTGCGCATTATAAACGAGAAAAATTAAAAACGATTCATATCATAACGTTGGTTATAGGTGGGATTTTGGGTATGATAAGTCTTGATAATTATTTCGTTGACTAG
- a CDS encoding tetratricopeptide repeat protein: MITILSNNKKLLRSKRYFHKEKSFLNYKKEYLKAAGGKLKLEQASQEELLKIRKKILANRKRERNIYLFASLLIACICVFSGYWIYKNQDSINSNQQTIIAQEKQQEALRFIQYGDEFYSAGKWNNAIYNYKKARQMVPADFDVNYRLVRTYALQCDREFINCAEAKTLLDKMYTKFPSRTSQLNIVKEQLSYEY; this comes from the coding sequence ATGATAACGATATTATCTAACAACAAAAAGTTGCTTAGATCAAAGCGTTATTTTCATAAAGAGAAATCTTTCCTGAATTACAAAAAGGAATATCTCAAAGCAGCTGGCGGCAAGTTGAAATTAGAACAGGCTTCTCAAGAAGAACTTCTGAAAATTAGAAAGAAGATTCTAGCCAATCGCAAACGTGAACGCAACATCTACCTTTTTGCGTCTTTATTAATCGCATGTATTTGTGTTTTTTCTGGTTACTGGATTTATAAAAATCAAGACTCAATCAACAGCAATCAACAGACTATTATAGCTCAAGAAAAGCAACAAGAGGCTTTAAGATTTATCCAATATGGTGATGAATTCTACAGTGCTGGCAAATGGAACAACGCGATCTATAATTATAAAAAGGCACGGCAAATGGTTCCAGCTGATTTTGATGTGAATTATCGATTAGTAAGAACCTATGCACTGCAATGCGATCGTGAATTTATAAATTGTGCTGAGGCGAAGACTTTACTAGATAAAATGTACACGAAGTTTCCATCAAGAACCAGTCAACTTAATATTGTGAAGGAACAATTATCCTATGAATATTAA
- a CDS encoding DUF1801 domain-containing protein, which translates to MTSTATTPEQYLDELTEERHQAVRKLRDTVRENLPDGFEESMGYGMIAYQVPLSSYPKGYHAGKEPTPLPFINIASQKNHIALYHMGLYSRPDLLDWFKDEFPKHSKRKLDMGKSCIRFKNIDDIPYDLIGDLCGKVHVQDWIKVYESVIKR; encoded by the coding sequence ATGACATCAACCGCAACAACACCAGAGCAATACCTCGACGAATTAACTGAAGAGCGACATCAGGCAGTGCGCAAATTGAGAGATACCGTAAGAGAAAATCTGCCCGACGGGTTTGAGGAATCCATGGGTTATGGCATGATTGCTTATCAAGTGCCTTTATCCAGCTATCCTAAAGGTTATCATGCTGGCAAAGAGCCTACACCACTACCTTTTATCAATATTGCTTCACAGAAAAATCATATTGCTCTGTATCATATGGGTCTATATTCCAGGCCTGATTTGCTAGACTGGTTCAAAGATGAATTTCCTAAACACAGCAAGCGAAAACTCGATATGGGAAAGAGCTGCATCCGTTTTAAGAATATTGACGATATTCCCTATGATTTGATAGGCGACTTATGTGGCAAGGTTCATGTGCAGGATTGGATCAAAGTTTATGAATCAGTAATTAAAAGATAG
- a CDS encoding sigma-70 family RNA polymerase sigma factor, protein MRQLKITKQVTNRESKSLDKYLQDISKIDLITAEEEVELAQRIKKGDQRALERLTTANLRFVVSVAKQYQNQGLKLPDLINEGNAGLVKAAKRFDETRGFKFISYAVWWIRQSILQALAEQSRIVRLPLNKIGSINKINKAFSHLEQLHERPPSPEELANELDMTVSDVKQSLKNAGRHVSMDAPLKEGETSNLYDVVRSGESPNPDRVLLHESLTLEITRALETLSQKEADVISLYFGIGNQQPMSLEEIGETFDLTRERVRQIKEKGIKRLRQNSRSKILKSYLG, encoded by the coding sequence ATGAGACAACTCAAAATCACCAAGCAGGTAACTAATCGTGAGTCAAAATCACTTGACAAATACTTGCAGGACATCAGTAAGATAGACCTGATTACTGCAGAGGAAGAAGTGGAACTCGCGCAACGTATCAAAAAAGGTGATCAGAGAGCACTTGAGAGATTGACGACTGCAAACTTACGTTTTGTGGTTTCTGTTGCAAAGCAGTATCAAAATCAAGGGCTTAAATTACCCGATCTTATTAATGAAGGAAATGCCGGACTTGTAAAGGCTGCCAAAAGGTTTGATGAAACTCGCGGATTTAAATTCATATCATACGCTGTATGGTGGATACGCCAGTCGATCTTACAGGCACTAGCAGAGCAGTCACGTATCGTGCGATTACCTCTTAATAAAATTGGTTCTATCAACAAGATTAATAAAGCATTTTCACACCTTGAGCAACTGCACGAGCGTCCACCATCGCCAGAAGAGCTAGCTAATGAGTTAGATATGACGGTAAGTGATGTGAAGCAATCGCTTAAAAATGCGGGACGTCACGTATCGATGGATGCACCTCTTAAAGAAGGTGAGACATCAAATCTATATGACGTTGTGCGCAGTGGTGAGTCACCTAATCCTGATCGTGTATTGTTGCACGAGTCACTAACGCTAGAGATTACTCGCGCGCTGGAGACGCTTTCTCAAAAGGAGGCAGATGTGATCTCGCTATACTTCGGTATCGGGAACCAGCAGCCTATGAGTCTGGAAGAAATAGGTGAAACCTTTGACCTTACTCGTGAGCGCGTGCGCCAGATCAAGGAAAAAGGTATCAAGAGACTGCGTCAAAACAGCCGCAGTAAGATCTTGAAGTCTTACCTAGGATAA
- the porQ gene encoding type IX secretion system protein PorQ: MRYLYIVILFTCVCSNAQIGGRSTYQFLNLVSGTKQAALGGRVLTAVDYDPTMALYNPATINRDMHNQLQVNYANYLGDVNYGTASYAYTWDRHVQTFHAGVTYLNYGNFDGFDEQGNSTGEFGGNEVAVSLGYAYNIPWTDFYVGANIKLISSQLEEYTSIGGAVDIGFLYYDQDKTMRAALVVRNLGTQFTPYNEIYEDLPLEIAAGFSNTMRNIPVRLHVTLENLQQWDLAFSNDANAQRDLDGNVIEDDPGFFNNALRHTVLGVEVFPAGAFQLRLGYSFRRAEELRIEDTRAFSGLSAGFSLKINKMRFSYSHARYSRAAHTSFIGVNINLQ, translated from the coding sequence ATGCGCTACCTATATATTGTAATTCTTTTCACGTGCGTGTGCAGCAATGCGCAAATAGGCGGTAGATCGACTTATCAATTTCTCAATCTAGTTTCTGGAACAAAGCAAGCTGCATTAGGCGGTCGCGTACTCACTGCGGTAGATTATGATCCTACCATGGCGCTGTACAATCCTGCAACGATCAATAGAGATATGCATAATCAGTTACAAGTAAACTATGCCAACTATCTAGGCGATGTGAACTATGGTACGGCCAGTTATGCTTACACTTGGGATCGCCATGTTCAAACTTTTCATGCTGGTGTGACTTATCTCAACTATGGGAATTTTGACGGTTTTGACGAGCAAGGCAATTCAACTGGCGAATTCGGCGGTAATGAGGTTGCCGTGAGCCTTGGTTATGCCTACAACATACCTTGGACTGATTTCTATGTAGGTGCTAATATCAAACTCATCAGTTCGCAACTGGAAGAATACACTTCAATAGGTGGTGCTGTTGATATTGGTTTTTTATATTATGACCAGGATAAAACGATGCGAGCAGCACTGGTTGTGCGCAATTTAGGCACGCAGTTCACGCCATATAATGAGATTTATGAAGATCTACCACTAGAAATCGCTGCAGGTTTTTCAAACACCATGCGCAACATACCTGTGCGCTTACACGTGACACTTGAAAATTTACAGCAATGGGATCTTGCTTTTTCAAACGACGCCAATGCTCAGCGTGATCTAGACGGTAATGTGATCGAGGATGATCCTGGCTTTTTCAACAATGCGCTGCGCCATACTGTACTAGGAGTAGAAGTGTTTCCTGCAGGAGCTTTTCAATTAAGATTAGGCTACAGCTTCCGCCGTGCCGAGGAACTACGGATTGAAGACACAAGAGCTTTTTCTGGTCTCAGTGCTGGTTTCTCACTCAAGATCAATAAGATGCGTTTTAGTTATTCACATGCTCGATACTCTCGGGCAGCACACACTAGTTTTATTGGCGTAAACATTAACTTGCAATAA